TGGAGATCACCACCGACCACACCTTCGTCTACGCGGTACGGGCGGCCGGCACCGCGGACGGGCCGGTCAGCCTGTTCACCGTCCGCCGGGAGCTGCGGTTCGACTTCGACCGGCTGGACCTGAGCTCGGACCGGATGCGGCTGGTCGACGCGGCGGTCCAGGCCGGGCCGACCGCGTGCGGCACCCGGATGAGCGGCTACCTGCAGCCGCTGCTGGCGGGCAGCACGGCGACCGCCCCGCAGGCCGTCGACCCGGGCGACCGCAGCCGGCCGGCCTGGCAGGTGTGCGGGGTGCTCGGACCGCTGACCGGACCACCGGCCGCCGGGCGGTGAACCGCCCCGGCCGGCCCGGGCACCCCGCCCGGGTCACTCCCGGCCGGCGCCGTCCGAGCCGTTCGCGCCGTCGGGCCCCTCGGAGCCGCCGCTGCGGGCCCCCGCGAAGGTGTCCCGCAGCTTGCCGCCGACCGTGCCGACACCGCCGGCCACGTCCCGCAGCAGGCCCATCAGCGGGTCCTTGCTCTCCTTGACCGACTGCGAGTACGAGTCCGCGGCGGCCTTCCACTGGGCGCCGACCGACGTCTGCGGGTCGTCCCCGCGGCGCGGGTAGGCGCCGGCCAGGATCGAGCGGTACTCGTCGCTCTCCGCCCACTTCTTCAGCTTGGCGACCCGGACCACCGCGAACGGGTGGGTCTGCGGCAGCACCTGCAGCAGCTTGAGCACGCCGTCGCGCAGGTCGCCCGCGCGCTCGTACTCCTCTGCCTGCTCCAGGAAGGCGTCGACGTTCATCTCCGCGAGGTCGTGCCCGCCGGCCAGCTTCATCAGGCCGCGCATCGAGGCCTGCAGGTCCTGCCCGGCCAGCAGGCCGGCCCGGTCGCAGGAGAGCTCGGCCTTGCGGAACCACTCCTTGAGCGCGGTGATCACGCCCATGATCGCCAGGTTGCCGAGCGGCAGCCAGGCGATCCGGGCCGCGATGTTGGTGAGGATCAGCAGCATCGTCCGGTACACCGCGTGGCCGGACATCGCGTGGCCGACCTCGTGGCCGATCACGGCCCGCAGCTCCTCCTCGTCCAGCAGCTCGACCAGGCCGCTGGTCACCACGAGGATCGGCGTCTCCATGCCGATGCACATGGCGTTGACCGTCGGGTCCTGCGTGACGTACAGGTCCGGAACCTTCTCCAGGTCGAGCACGTAGGCGGCGTCCCGCACCATGGCGTGCAGCTCCGGGAACTGACGCTCCGAGGTCCGCACCGCGGTGGCCAGGAACATCAGCCGGACACTGCGCTCGGACACCAGGCCCGCGAGCTTCTTCAGAACGTCGTCGAAGCCGCTCAGCCTGCGCAGCGCCACCAGCGCCGAACGGTCCGCCGGGTGCTCCCAGGCCCGGGTGGAGA
This genomic window from Streptomyces sp. TLI_235 contains:
- a CDS encoding Zn-dependent protease with chaperone function, giving the protein MTDLSKDGGNTPSRRRQRFPEISTRAWEHPADRSALVALRRLSGFDDVLKKLAGLVSERSVRLMFLATAVRTSERQFPELHAMVRDAAYVLDLEKVPDLYVTQDPTVNAMCIGMETPILVVTSGLVELLDEEELRAVIGHEVGHAMSGHAVYRTMLLILTNIAARIAWLPLGNLAIMGVITALKEWFRKAELSCDRAGLLAGQDLQASMRGLMKLAGGHDLAEMNVDAFLEQAEEYERAGDLRDGVLKLLQVLPQTHPFAVVRVAKLKKWAESDEYRSILAGAYPRRGDDPQTSVGAQWKAAADSYSQSVKESKDPLMGLLRDVAGGVGTVGGKLRDTFAGARSGGSEGPDGANGSDGAGRE